A genomic stretch from Silurus meridionalis isolate SWU-2019-XX chromosome 1, ASM1480568v1, whole genome shotgun sequence includes:
- the LOC124391806 gene encoding coiled-coil domain-containing protein 122-like isoform X2: protein MSSEERLFSEQELCSALLEVSQQGEIQATELQEQQQILNSVQDTLSKIVKSYDTVSSNIKLKEQQIRCITNEIKQVQRQNERQQTEIQVIQMENMELKYRIEEQLERSHFYLTQYNTYHNKMESYKMSFSGMKSQAAIHKELKERREEVKRLKEHREELKVDLQNPEGNAMQRAQKQVDNFKAVIHNTKELVRRKGILLEKEKTNQSQLNKDIAIHNRRCEAIVKRLCCQLNKAHSSHGQLSSDIIHIEKELTNTYNQGMSVCKYKCLLCKLF from the exons TGAGCAGGAATTGTGTAGTGCACTTCTAGAGGTTTCACAACAGGGGGAGATTCAAGCTACAGAGCTCCAGGAGCAACAGCAGATCCTAAACTCAGTTCAG GATACCCTATCAAAGATAGTAAAGAGCTACGACACTGTTTCCAGTAACATAAAACTGAAGGAGCAACAAATCCGCTGCATCACTAATGAGATTAAACAAGTACAAAGGCAAAATGAGAGACAACAAACAGAGATACAAGTGATCCAGATGGAAAACATGGAACTTAAGTACAGGATAGAAGAGCAGTTAGAGAGATCACATTTCTATCTGACGCAGTACAACACTTACCATAATAAAATGGAGAGCTATAAAATGTCTTTCTCTGGAATGAAGAGCCAAGCAGCTATTCATAAAGAGTTAAAGGAAAGAAGGGAAGAGGTAAAGAGACTTAAAGAGCACAGAGAGGAATTGAAGGTGGACTTACAGAATCCAGAGGGAAATGCTATGCAACGGGCTCAG aaacaAGTGGACAACTTTAAAGCTGTGATACATAACACTAAAGAACTTGTAAGAAGAAAAGGGATACtactggagaaagaaaaaactaaccAGTCACAACTCAATAAGGATATAGCA ATTCACAACAGAAGATGTGAGGCCATTGTGAAACGGCTTTGTTGCCAGCTGAACAAGGCTCATTCCAGTCATGGTCAGCTAAGCAGTGACATCATCCATATAGAGAAAGAG TTAACCAACACTTACAATCAAGGCATGTCTGTGTGTAAGTATAAATGTCTTCTGTGCAAGCTCTTTTAG
- the LOC124391806 gene encoding coiled-coil domain-containing protein 122-like isoform X1 has protein sequence MLILPSIISLFFLCNSEQELCSALLEVSQQGEIQATELQEQQQILNSVQDTLSKIVKSYDTVSSNIKLKEQQIRCITNEIKQVQRQNERQQTEIQVIQMENMELKYRIEEQLERSHFYLTQYNTYHNKMESYKMSFSGMKSQAAIHKELKERREEVKRLKEHREELKVDLQNPEGNAMQRAQKQVDNFKAVIHNTKELVRRKGILLEKEKTNQSQLNKDIAIHNRRCEAIVKRLCCQLNKAHSSHGQLSSDIIHIEKELTNTYNQGMSVCKYKCLLCKLF, from the exons ATGCTTATTCTGCCATCAATTATCAGTTTGTTTTTCCTCTGTAATAGTGAGCAGGAATTGTGTAGTGCACTTCTAGAGGTTTCACAACAGGGGGAGATTCAAGCTACAGAGCTCCAGGAGCAACAGCAGATCCTAAACTCAGTTCAG GATACCCTATCAAAGATAGTAAAGAGCTACGACACTGTTTCCAGTAACATAAAACTGAAGGAGCAACAAATCCGCTGCATCACTAATGAGATTAAACAAGTACAAAGGCAAAATGAGAGACAACAAACAGAGATACAAGTGATCCAGATGGAAAACATGGAACTTAAGTACAGGATAGAAGAGCAGTTAGAGAGATCACATTTCTATCTGACGCAGTACAACACTTACCATAATAAAATGGAGAGCTATAAAATGTCTTTCTCTGGAATGAAGAGCCAAGCAGCTATTCATAAAGAGTTAAAGGAAAGAAGGGAAGAGGTAAAGAGACTTAAAGAGCACAGAGAGGAATTGAAGGTGGACTTACAGAATCCAGAGGGAAATGCTATGCAACGGGCTCAG aaacaAGTGGACAACTTTAAAGCTGTGATACATAACACTAAAGAACTTGTAAGAAGAAAAGGGATACtactggagaaagaaaaaactaaccAGTCACAACTCAATAAGGATATAGCA ATTCACAACAGAAGATGTGAGGCCATTGTGAAACGGCTTTGTTGCCAGCTGAACAAGGCTCATTCCAGTCATGGTCAGCTAAGCAGTGACATCATCCATATAGAGAAAGAG TTAACCAACACTTACAATCAAGGCATGTCTGTGTGTAAGTATAAATGTCTTCTGTGCAAGCTCTTTTAG